The segment CTAGTGAAATGCTAGATTAGAATTTTACATAATACATTGCTAGAACTTCAAGGAGAAATATATAGTTTAGATTTGGGAAACGGATACCAGAGGTCTGCTAGAGGTATCAACCTTTGAATTAAGGCTTTAAAAATGATGAGAGTTAAATGATAGCTAAATGATGAAAATGATTAGTATTATATAACATAGAGGGGCAGTTGGGCATATGGTCAGATTTTCAGTTTAGAACTCTCTGGCAAGAGTACAGGATGGATGGAGATTAGGGGAGCAAGATAGGAGGGAAGAGAGTGTTTCAGCTGGAGATAGAGAGACCTCTTAAGATACTTTGGCAGTAATATAGATGAACAATACTGGAATCTGAAGTAAAACATTGGCAGTGACAATAGAAATGAATGGATTCTAAAAGAATTTGTAGCAGCAAGTTGATAGTGATATATGCAAtattaaaatctaaataaatatggGAAGACTTTGGTTTTAAGGACTAGGTAAATTTTCACAGCAAGGGAGAATGAGGGAGATTGCAATAACAGAAGAGGTCTAGAGGATGGGGTCAGAGTAAAGAGAACAAAGTTGAGAGAAATGAGGTTGATTGAAGTTGAGAGGATGAGATTGGTTGAGGTCTATGGAAGGAGGCTGAGAGGACAAAGTTTAGCTGAGCAGGATCAGAGGACAAGACCTACTGAGAGTGAGAGGTCCAGGTTGGTTGATACTGAGAAGTCAGACTCTGGTGAAGTCAAGTCTCAGTGTTTAGGTAAGGCTGAGTTCAAACAAGTTTGAGAGGGTAGGGTGGACTAACTTTTAGAGGAACTGAGAAGATTGGTTGAGGTTGACAGGAATTACAAGGGTTGAGAGGCTGAGATTAAGGGAGAGTTAagagggaaaattcttaaagagatgggaataccagaccaccttacctgcctcctgaaaaacctgtgtgcagctcaagaagcatcagttagaactgacatgaaacaatggactggttcaaaattgggaaaggagtacatcaaaactgtatgttgtcaccctgcttatttaacttaaatgcagagtatatcatgtgaaatcctAGGCTGGAttccagcacaagctggaatcaagattgccgggagaaatatcgataacctcggatatgcaggtgataccaccctaatagcagaaagtgaaggggaactaaagaccttggtgaaggtgaaagagcaaagtgaaaaaactggcttaaaactcaacattcaaaaaactaagatcatggcatctggtcccgtcacttcatggcaaatagatggggaaaaaatggaagcagtggcagattttatttttttgggctccaaaatcaccgcagatggtgactgcagcaatgaaactaaaagatgcttgctccttggaagaaaaactgtgacaaacctggatagcatattaaaaagtagagacattactttgccaacaaaggtccatatagtcaaagctgtggttcatccagtagtcatgtacagatgtgagagttggatcataaaaaaggctgagctgTTAAGAATAGAtgattttaaactgtggtgctggggaggactcttgagagtcccttggacagaaagaagatcaaaccagtcagtcataaaggaaattaactttgaatattcatagaaggactgatgccgaaaacgaagctccagtagtttggccaccttatacaaagagctgactcactggaaaagaccctgatggtgggaaagactgagggcaggaggagaagggggcaacagtggatgaggtggttggatggcatcactgaatcaatggacatcagtttgagcaaactccaggagatagtgaaggacaaggaaacctggcgtgctgtagtccatggggttgcaaagagtcagacatgacttggtgactgaacaacagcaactggaGGCAGAAGGCCAAGCTTCAAAGCCAAGTTGTGCCTCTTTGACAAGTCATTCAGACTCCCTGTGTTCCATTATCCTTGCTTTGTTCAAATAATAATACTTATGTCATACACTTTTTTGTGGGTTATAGGAAATAATAAATGTCAAAATACGTGGCATACAGCAGGTGCTTGGTAAATTTTTGGCTGCCATTAGTTGTAGTAGTGGTCATAGTACTACTGAGATATTAGTTGTCATACAATTTGATAGATTGTGGAGATTCTCCAACAGTTTTGTAATCTGCCATGCCATCTGAGCCATGcttatattaactttttaaattgcaGATGGAATCTAACAGACTTAAGTAACTTAtggctgcttttatttttctacagATTGATCCTGAGTtagaaaaaaagctgaaaatgaataaagtatCATTGGAATCAGAATATGAGGTATAGTATGCTAATGTAGCAATATTCCTAGTCTGTGAATGGTTCTATCTGCCTTAAGGTAAATTCAAATTATTACCagtccagaaaaaaaattaccttaaatatacGTTATTGGAACAACTATGTGGTTGTTTGAGAAGACAGTAAACATGGATCTGTTTTTCATATACTATGAGTAAATTCTGGATGgatcaagaatttaaaaataaaaaaacccaaaaggcTAAAAGTACTAggagtaaaaaatgaaatttcttttttgtgttcttgAGTCAGAAAAGCCTATTTAAATGTGATGAGAAATAGAgatgttttaaaagtaaatattcaaaGATACCACCTAAAAAAAATTTGTGTAATATAAAGTCAGTAGTTAGATAAGAAATCCTAAAAATATTGTTTATCCTTATCATGATGAATTGATTAAATATAAAGAGCAAATCAGTATACAATTTCAACAACTCAGTTGGCAGTGAAAACATGAGCAAAACGTGTAATGAGTTCAGAGACAAGgaaataaatagcatttttaaaacatataaagagaTGTTCAACTTATAATAGAAATGTTAATTCACATTATAATGAAGTGTCATTTTTCCAGCTATCTGATTAACAAAATCAAGGAGTTAATAGCATGTTTAATTATAGGATGTTGGGAAGGAGGACATTCTCCATCTCTTatcatattttcccttttctttttatgtgtggttcttttttattgaaatgtaggcATTGTGAATAGTAAATATTGAAGAGACTTGTGAAGAGTGATTGATTCTCATTTTAGCAGTTCAGTTATTGGCTGGTCATTTGGAGCTTGATTTTACAATCTGTAAGGGAGGATCTGTGGAAAGGCTTTGAGGTTTCCTAAATCCCCTGAACTTTGTGGGACTCCTTCTCTGAATTGTTTTCCCGAGAGGATCTTGTCAGAGCTAAAGACTAGACCACTGTGTtgtttgctatttttgttttagtttagtTTGAAACTGGACCGCTTTTGCGTAAAGTAATTCAGTCAGCCTTGCATCCCATCTAACAGTTATTCTTAAATTCTTTAGAGCACATATGTCTTACATTATCTGAGTGAAGGCCATTGTTCTCtcttaaaacctttttttaactTTGGAGCATTTCATAACTATACTTGAAGATAATTTACTCTGTTCTTGAATTAGTAGAAATTTGTTCACCTCTGTAGATTTAAACTCTTGGTAAAGCTCTAAGAGAAATTTAGAGAATCATTATTCACTATTTCCccattattttctcttaaacAGTATATGAGCTATGAAGGGTTTGTCTGGAAGTAGATGTTCCTTATAGTTCTTTTAGAAACCATAGAATATGAGAGCTGAAGAAATCATGCAGACCATTTGGtcttgtcttttcattattaCTTATGAGAAAATTAGTGCCCAGATAACTCAAATCACTTGCACAGGGTTATATAGCTTATTGGTAAAAGAGTAATGTTTAATATCCAAATGTCAAGGTCAATTTATATCATTTCCTCTGTCACTGGATGTAAGCTGTCCTGTgttctctgtgtttctttttctatcttgttcAGTTAATTATTCCAGAATAACCAAAGCACATATATGAAAGTTACTGTCAGAGTGGTGTGAGAGGATAAAGAAGTATTTAtgttcttcccttttttcctattttcattcCTGTGCTTCAGAGGTACAGCTAACTAAAGATACAGTGATCCAAACTCTACGTGAAACTAGTCTTTATTGCCCCAGAAGGGCTTTGCTCACAGCCTCTATAGGGAATTGCTTTTCATTCTTCAGGCCAGACTCATTTCTCAGGTGCGGAACAAATCATTGTGCTATCTCTTCCTTCTAGCAGACTCTATACAGTCTCCACCTTTGGTCTCTTCCTTTCATTTACTGCCAGCACCTGTGCTAATCATTACTCTGCTGGATCAGTGTTGAGGTGAAATTTCGTTTTCTCAGATTCTTCTCTTTATGCTCtcagaaataaaacatgtaaattattCAAGAAATACAAGTCAGAATGACTTGGAACAAAGAGGAACCACCTCACATAGATCAGAATGgcgatcattaaaaaaaatctacagataaATGCTGAATCCGGTTTAGAGAAAAGATAACCCTctcgcactgttggtgggattgtaaattggtgcagctactatggaaaacaatatggaggttcctcaaaaaactaaaaaaagagttgccatatgatccagcaatcccactcctgaacatatatctggagaaaactataattcagaaaaatatatgtacccctatgttcatagttgcactattcacaataggcaagacatggaagtaacttaAATGACTGTTGacaaatgaatgggtaaagaCAATGTGGTGCATAtgtacaatgaaaataaaaaaagaatgacaccaTTTGCTGCagcatggatggatctggagatcatcatactacgggaagtaagtcagaaagagaaagacagatgccatatgataccacttatatgtggaagctaacataagacacaaatgaacatatcgacaaaacagaaacagactctgatatagagaacagacttttggctTGCCCAGGTagaggcaggtgggggagggaaggattgagagtttgagattagcagatacaaagtattatatacagaatgtgtAAACAAGAAGATCCTGCTGTATGTATAGCACAGGAATGTATATTCCATATTCTGTGATAATCCATAatccatcatggaaaagaatatgaaaaagaatgtatgtgtgtgtatgtatacgtatatatgtataactgcagAACTTTTGccatagcaaaaattaacacaatattgtaaatcaactgtaattcaacaaaataaattttttaaaaaacatgtagactctgttccttttttaatagttttattctgATGAGGGGAAAGATAGGCAGTAATGTCAATAGCAAGAAAAGTAAGCTTGACATGCAGTTGATTTGTTTACTAGAATTATAAGTGGGGGCCTATTGAATTCTTTCTACTGATTTATTCAGTTAGGTCCTAGCCAAACTCACAGGGCTCCTATACTAATGTTTATGCTCTAATTTTTGTGGCTCTGTAGAAAATAAAGGATTCCACCTTTGATGACTGGAAAAATATTCGAGGACCCAGGCCTTGGGAAGATCCTGATCTCCTCCAAGGACGAAATCCAGAAATCCTTAAGACTAATAAGACAACTTGACCATGTTgattctgtttttactttttaaattttaaataaaaatgttatcaactggaattccaaccaTATACTCCTATCCAATGGAGAGAAAACTCCAGACCTGCAGAAGCCTAGATATGAGTAATTTGATGACAAGTACTCTTGATAAAAAGTCAAGTACAGGTTTGTATAAGGTCCAACTCTTCCATTTGCAAATGAAAGTAACAATGTtgaccatatatattttttactgctCAATAAACATGTGAATACTGCTACTTAAAAGAGTGTCCTTTATTCTACTCCcaacgtgcatgcatgctaagtcgcttcagtcatgtctgactctttgcaagcctatagaccatagcccaccagggtcctctgcccatgggattatccaggcaagaacactggagtgggttgccattccctcctccagaggatcttctcaactcagggatcgaacccacatctcttatgtctctgcattggcaggcaggttctttaccactagtgccatctgggaagactACCGCCccacgccccccgcccccccccccccggatTTCTTTTCCACCAGCAAGTAGGATTCCTACTTGACAATAGTTGGTCTAGATCTAAATTTTAACGGTAATGTCAAACAGAATTTATATCAGACCTGTGTGGAAAATGGTCAGTCTGGTGAGattcttggttttaattttaatacctCACATGACATGCTTATCAGTCTCCGAGGAATCACCTGATGATTGTATTGATACCATTAAAATGTGTTAAGAAACATATTGTCCCcagttaaaggaaaaataatgaggtCTTAACTTCCAGCctaatatacaaaaaaaattggaaaactgaaaatttatatTCTTTGATCTGTGAGAACGGAGGTACAGGATAAAACCATCATCTGAAAACTTGAGACACAGACAAATATAGAGAATCTCCTCCAGTTTTCCTGGATGAGAAACTACCTGGAAACCCCTGCTGGGCCCAGCATCAGATAAAAATACCTAAAGGGAAATTGATTGACTACTCGAGACTGAGCATGGACTAACCTGAGAGTTAAAAACTCCTGGAAATCAGGACAGGAACAAACTTTGACTTCCAGAAGCCCCACCAGCTTCTCACAGTGAATGTTGGAGAAAAATCTTGTTCTTCTAACAAGGGGAAGGAAAgtaaccattttgaaatatgccCCCCAAATTCTCTTAACAAAATCCTGGTCTCAAAGGGAACTAACTCTTTTGGTAGAGCCTAATTACACTGGATTTTCCCAGAGCATAACCAACTGGCATAAGGGAAATACCCAACTCTAGCCCCTACCAGCCTTTCTCACTtaaatggggggaggggagcagggagtaAGACTGAGAAGCAGTTGTGAAGGTTACATACCAGGATCCCATGATTGGTAATAGATTAAGACCTAATCAAAAGACTAGACTGTTGCCATCACTTTCCACATTACTGCCACATCACCAGAGGCCTACTCAATGGACTTTCTTTTACCCAGTCCAACTGGATATCATGACCAActttaaacagcaacaacaaaaactacaCAGCATACTAAATGACAAAAGGCACAGTTCTAAAAGACAAACCAAGCATgagattcatatacatatatggcaAGGATTGGAGAATTTAAAATGACTATGGTTCGTATGTTTAGAGTGCTAATGAAAAAAGTATACAACATGCAGTTGGATAATAAGCAGAGAGATGGACGTTCtaggaaatcaaaaggaaattctAGAAATCAAAAATGCTGTTAACAAATAAACACTTGGATGGAGTCATCAATAGAGTAGACAGGATTGAGGAGGGAAGGAGTAAAAAGGAGGGTTAGGATACATGTACCATATTAACACTAATCAGGACAAAGCTGGAGTAGCTATTTAATTCAGGCAAGTAGACTTTAAAGCAAGGAATATTATCAGGGATAGAATcggagcactgctgctgctgctgctgctgctgctgctgctaagtcgcttcagttgtgtccgactctatgcgaccccatagacggcagcccaccaggctcccccgtccctggggttctccaggcaagaacactggagtgggttgccatttccttgtccaacgcatcaaagtgaaaagtgaaagtgaagtcagggAGCACTACATAGTAATAAATGAGTCGGACAAAAAGACCACAGTCTTTAATGTGTTTGTACCTAATGACAGAGCAACAAAATACATGGAGCAAAAAGTGGCAGAATTGCAAAGAGTAATAGATGAATTCCACTATTATTGTTGGAGACTTCAACTGCCTTCTGTCAGAAATGGACACATCCAGCAGTCAGGAAATCAGTAAGAACCTACATAAGCTCAACAGTACCATCAGTCAATTGGTCTAATTGAAATCTCTAGAATACTTCCAACAACAGTGGAATACACTCTTCTCAAACTCACACACGACATTTATCAAGACAACATTCTTGGTCATAAGCCacatgttaaaaaatttaaaagagaggAAATTATACAAAGCATGCTCTTAAACCACAgtgaaattaaataagaaatcagtaacagaaagctACTTGGAAAATCACCAAATACTTGGAGATGAATTAATACACTTCtaagagagtcaattcctaggtaggctgataagaagtccagagttcccaaggaggagaaagcagTTCAGAGCCCTCGAGAAGGAAAAAGGGATCTGGGGCTctcaaagaggaaaaagacattcttttctatgttgctttgtcttagtcaatataacagTGTATcctgaggacatgtttctccttaacaagaaccttctgactaatcctgtcatcttaaagtgtatattatgggagtgggtctggtaagatctttctattgttcatTCTAATCTTGTGAAtgtaagatgtatgttgtgggagtgggtctgaaaaaaatatataaggccttgataagactagctaGGGGGGCATTCtgtgtcccccttctgatgtctatgtcagaagatttttctgtcccttttcttactttaataaaactctgctacacaaaagttcttgagtgatcaagcctggtccctggacccgaagctaaatcttcttcagagatcacgaaACTGATATCGTTCACCATGAGCTATcacttctaaataacacatgTCACAGAAGTCTAaagagaaacttaaaatattttgaagtaaatgAAGCTGAAATACAACTTAACCAAAATTAGTTGGGTATAGCAAAAGCAGAGTTTTGAGGGGAATTAGTATCATTGAATGTGTGtattaaaaaatctattaatctaatgaaaaagaagagcaaattaaattcaaagcaagcagaagaaaagaaataataaattagagcagaaatctattgagaaaatcaacaaaaccaataGCTGGTTCTTTAGAAAGATCAATACaattgataaacctctagccaaagaggaaaaaaaagagaagacacaaattactaatactagaaatgaaaaaagaggccATCAGTATTGGCCCTATAgatattaaagaataataaaggaatattatgaacaactttatgccCCAAAATTTGATAATCTAGATGAATCAATTACATTTCCTTTCAATTCCTTGACATTTCATTTCCTTGAAAGACGCAGTCTGCTAAAACACAAGAAGAAATAGGTATTCTGAATAAGGccatatcttttaaagaaattgaatcagtCATTAATGTTCTAACACAGAAGACACCAAACACAGATGCATTCAGTGGTGAAtgctaccaaatatttaagggaGAACTTATACCAGTTCTCTGCAACTTCTAGGAAATAGAAGCAGAGGAAATACTTCCTAACTCTTTCTTTGAGGTACATTATCGTAATACCAAAggcaaagaaagacaaaacagaaagaaaaaccatAGACCAACATCCCTCATGAAGATAGGTGCAAAAGTCCTCAAGAAAATATTAGGAAGACAGATCCAACAATGTAGAAAAACAATTATATACCacaaccaagtgggatttatcccaggtatATCTGGACTGGTATACAAAGGCTCTATACAAGGCTCAactttgctcattattagagaaatacaaatcaaaactacaatgagatatcacctcacaccagtcagaatggccatcatcaaaaagtctacaagcaataaatgctggagagggtgtggagaaaagggaaccctcttgcactgttggtgggaatgtaaattgatacagccactattgaagacagtatggagattccataaaaaactaggaatgaaactACCAAGTGACctaacaatcccactactgggcatataccctgcaaaaatcataattgaaaaagccatatgtaccccagtgttcactgcagcactatttacaacagctaggatgtggaagcaacctagatgtccttcaagagatgaatgggaaaagaagctatgatacatttatacaatggaatattactcagccataaaaagaaacgcttttgagtcagtgctaatgaagtggatgaaactagaacctattatagagtgaagtaagtcagaaacagagaaacaaatatcatatattaatgcatatatgtggaatctaaaaagatgatactGATCAACCTgattgcagggcagcagtggaaaaacatacatacagaacagacttatggacatggggggtgggacgaatggag is part of the Bos indicus x Bos taurus breed Angus x Brahman F1 hybrid chromosome 10, Bos_hybrid_MaternalHap_v2.0, whole genome shotgun sequence genome and harbors:
- the LOC113899050 gene encoding cytochrome c oxidase assembly protein COX16 homolog, mitochondrial isoform X1 gives rise to the protein MSPLRYTPSRTSTTRQRCFYQTYEDANELHIPVHLKLLIVGGSFGLREFSQIRYDAVKIKIDPELEKKLKMNKVSLESEYEKIKDSTFDDWKNIRGPRPWEDPDLLQGRNPEILKTNKTT
- the LOC113899050 gene encoding cytochrome c oxidase assembly protein COX16 homolog, mitochondrial isoform X2; the protein is MFGYAVRRALRKSKTLRYGVPMLLLIVGGSFGLREFSQIRYDAVKIKIDPELEKKLKMNKVSLESEYEKIKDSTFDDWKNIRGPRPWEDPDLLQGRNPEILKTNKTT